A single Filimonas effusa DNA region contains:
- the dnaE gene encoding DNA polymerase III subunit alpha, translating to MCQFSHLHVHTQYSLLDGAASIDALYKKAMKDNMPALAITDHGNMFGVFDFVNQAWKNTKVTGKDENGKDITEPVVKPIVGCEFYVVEDMTRKTFSKDVRDNRMHQVLLAKNKVGYQNLVKLTSMGFIDGLYGKYPRIDKKLIEKYHEGLIATTCCIGASVPQAILNHGEAEAEKEFKWWLNLFGEDFIIEIQRHEIKEQEIINATLLKFAKKFNVPVIATNDSHYTDREDYNAHDILLCINTGEKKSTPGFDDFVNDDTQVKNRRFKFPNDQFYFKTTDEMKQLFSDIPESIDNTNMIIDRVEVLNLKKDILLPAFPIPKEFQTGDDANINQWNYLHYLTYEGARQRYGEIEEHVRERLDFELFTIKTMGFAGYFLIVSDFIKAGRDMGVFIGPGRGSAAGSAVAYCIGITNIDPIKYNLLFERFLNPDRKSMPDIDTDFDDEGRQRVINYVVDKYGKNQVAQIITYGTMAAKMSIKDVARAMDLPLPESNALAKMVPDKPGTELGRVLQAPLTAKEGPKSLEEKEGIGPDDLENVRRLREIYQGNDLRAEVLREAERLEGSVRNTGIHAAGIIIAPRDLTDLLPVSTAKDSDLWVTQFEGSIIEDAGVIKMDFLGLKTLSIIKTALELIKQNHNIDITPDDVPLDDPLTFDLYQKGETNATFQFESPGMQKYLRELKPDKFADLIAMNALYRPGPIAYIPNFIDRKHGREEISYDLADMEEYLSDTYGITVYQEQVMLLSQKLAGFSKGDADVLRKAMGKKQKAVLDKMKAQFVKGAVAKGHPEEVLDKVWTDWEAFAQYAFNKSHSTCYAFVAYQTAYLKAHYPAEYMAAVLNHAGSIEKITFFMEECKRMGIKVLGPDINESKKGFAPNRKGEIRFGFGGLKGVGDAAIESVIDERKNGPYADIFDFVKRINQRAVNKKSMESLVYSGSFDCFADMHRGQFFFVPKDDTRSNLERIIQFGNQYQANLVQTNNSLFGDAVMQEIPPPKIMPCEEWGLIEKLDYEKEVTGIFISGHPLDHFRFELKHYGIMQLSDFNEVKDSVTLQASAGSRNFRIAGLVIDAQHRVTKTGRNFGILAIEDFSGKTELALFGDDYVRYQNYLEKGKNVLVNGFFKQRFNTGQYEFKIASLSLLESIKQSLTKQLELCMHPAAVSEQFVTFVEKNVKTYPGSSSLRFMIHEPKENIKITLYTFEKGFTMNDEMAFFLMENPDIDVHVGLTG from the coding sequence ATGTGCCAATTTTCTCACTTACACGTCCATACCCAGTATTCTCTGCTCGATGGGGCGGCCTCCATTGACGCCCTTTATAAAAAGGCCATGAAGGATAATATGCCTGCCCTGGCTATCACCGACCACGGCAACATGTTCGGCGTATTCGATTTCGTTAACCAGGCCTGGAAAAACACCAAAGTAACAGGTAAAGACGAAAACGGCAAAGACATCACCGAACCGGTGGTAAAACCCATTGTAGGCTGTGAATTTTACGTGGTGGAAGACATGACCCGTAAAACCTTCTCTAAAGATGTAAGGGATAACAGGATGCACCAGGTATTACTTGCCAAGAACAAAGTTGGCTACCAGAACCTCGTGAAGCTCACTTCCATGGGTTTTATCGATGGTTTATATGGTAAATATCCCCGTATCGATAAAAAGCTGATCGAAAAATACCATGAGGGGCTTATCGCTACCACCTGTTGTATAGGCGCCTCTGTTCCACAGGCCATCCTGAACCATGGTGAAGCGGAAGCGGAGAAAGAGTTCAAATGGTGGCTCAACCTGTTTGGAGAAGATTTCATCATAGAAATACAGCGGCACGAGATCAAGGAACAGGAGATCATCAATGCCACCCTGCTCAAATTCGCAAAGAAATTCAATGTACCTGTTATTGCTACCAATGACAGTCATTATACCGACCGGGAAGATTATAACGCGCACGATATCCTTTTATGTATCAACACCGGTGAAAAGAAAAGCACACCCGGTTTTGATGATTTCGTGAACGACGATACGCAGGTGAAGAACAGGCGTTTCAAATTCCCGAACGACCAGTTCTATTTCAAGACCACTGACGAAATGAAACAGTTGTTCAGTGATATTCCCGAGTCGATCGATAATACCAATATGATCATTGACCGGGTTGAAGTGCTGAACCTGAAAAAAGACATCCTGCTGCCGGCCTTCCCTATTCCAAAGGAATTCCAGACCGGCGACGATGCCAATATCAACCAGTGGAACTACCTGCATTATCTTACCTACGAAGGCGCCCGCCAGCGTTATGGAGAAATAGAAGAGCATGTAAGGGAGCGGCTCGACTTTGAGCTGTTCACTATTAAAACCATGGGATTTGCGGGTTACTTCCTTATTGTATCGGACTTTATCAAGGCCGGCCGCGATATGGGTGTATTCATTGGTCCTGGCCGTGGATCTGCGGCAGGCAGTGCGGTGGCTTACTGTATTGGCATCACCAATATCGACCCTATCAAGTACAACCTGCTGTTCGAACGTTTCCTTAACCCGGATCGTAAGTCGATGCCCGATATCGATACGGACTTCGATGATGAAGGCCGTCAGCGGGTGATCAACTACGTTGTTGACAAATACGGCAAAAACCAGGTGGCCCAGATCATCACCTACGGTACTATGGCCGCCAAGATGAGTATCAAGGACGTGGCGCGTGCAATGGACCTGCCACTGCCTGAATCGAATGCCCTGGCGAAGATGGTGCCCGACAAACCCGGTACCGAGCTGGGCCGTGTACTGCAGGCGCCGCTGACAGCCAAGGAAGGACCTAAATCGCTGGAGGAAAAAGAAGGTATCGGCCCGGATGACCTGGAGAATGTACGCCGCCTGCGGGAAATATACCAGGGTAACGATCTCCGCGCCGAGGTGCTGCGGGAAGCAGAACGTCTCGAAGGTTCTGTACGGAACACCGGTATCCACGCGGCGGGTATCATCATCGCCCCGCGTGACCTCACCGACCTGCTGCCGGTGTCTACTGCGAAAGACTCCGACCTCTGGGTTACCCAATTTGAAGGCAGCATCATTGAAGACGCCGGTGTAATCAAGATGGACTTCCTGGGTTTGAAAACCCTTTCCATCATCAAAACGGCGCTCGAACTCATTAAGCAGAACCACAATATCGATATAACGCCAGACGATGTACCGCTGGACGATCCTTTAACTTTCGACCTGTATCAGAAAGGAGAGACCAACGCTACATTCCAGTTTGAAAGTCCGGGTATGCAAAAGTACCTGCGTGAACTAAAGCCGGATAAGTTTGCCGATCTTATTGCGATGAACGCCTTGTACCGCCCGGGTCCTATCGCGTACATCCCCAACTTCATTGACCGTAAACATGGCCGCGAAGAGATCAGTTATGACCTCGCAGACATGGAAGAATATCTCTCCGACACCTATGGTATCACGGTATACCAGGAACAGGTGATGTTGCTGTCGCAAAAGCTGGCAGGCTTCTCCAAGGGTGATGCCGACGTACTGCGTAAGGCGATGGGTAAAAAGCAAAAGGCGGTACTGGACAAAATGAAAGCCCAGTTCGTAAAAGGCGCCGTAGCCAAAGGCCATCCTGAAGAAGTGCTTGACAAGGTATGGACCGACTGGGAAGCGTTTGCGCAATACGCCTTCAACAAATCGCATTCTACCTGTTATGCATTTGTAGCTTACCAGACAGCCTACCTGAAAGCACACTACCCCGCCGAATATATGGCCGCCGTACTTAACCATGCGGGTAGTATTGAAAAGATCACCTTCTTCATGGAAGAGTGTAAGCGCATGGGCATTAAAGTACTTGGTCCGGATATCAATGAATCCAAGAAAGGTTTTGCCCCTAACCGCAAAGGGGAGATCCGCTTTGGTTTCGGTGGTCTGAAAGGCGTGGGCGATGCCGCTATTGAAAGTGTGATAGATGAACGCAAGAACGGACCTTATGCCGATATTTTTGATTTTGTAAAACGTATCAACCAGCGGGCGGTCAACAAGAAGTCGATGGAAAGCCTTGTGTATTCCGGCAGCTTCGACTGTTTTGCTGATATGCACAGGGGGCAGTTCTTCTTTGTCCCTAAAGACGATACCCGCAGCAACCTGGAACGGATCATTCAATTTGGAAACCAGTACCAGGCCAACCTGGTGCAAACCAATAACAGCCTGTTTGGAGATGCGGTGATGCAGGAAATTCCGCCTCCAAAAATAATGCCTTGTGAAGAATGGGGTTTGATTGAAAAGCTGGATTATGAAAAAGAGGTAACCGGGATCTTTATCAGCGGTCACCCGCTCGATCACTTCCGTTTTGAACTGAAGCATTATGGCATCATGCAGCTCAGTGATTTCAACGAAGTAAAAGATTCCGTAACCCTGCAGGCATCTGCCGGCAGCCGTAACTTCCGTATTGCGGGGCTGGTAATAGATGCGCAGCATCGTGTTACGAAAACAGGGCGCAACTTTGGGATACTGGCCATAGAGGATTTCAGCGGTAAAACGGAGCTGGCGTTGTTTGGCGACGATTATGTCCGTTACCAGAACTATCTTGAAAAAGGTAAGAACGTGCTGGTGAACGGCTTCTTCAAACAAAGGTTCAATACCGGTCAGTATGAATTTAAGATTGCCAGTCTTTCGCTGCTGGAATCTATTAAACAAAGCCTGACCAAACAGCTGGAGCTGTGTATGCATCCTGCTGCCGTATCGGAGCAGTTTGTGACCTTTGTGGAGAAGAATGTAAAGACCTATCCCGGCAGTTCTTCGCTGCGATTCATGATCCACGAGCCCAAAGAGAATATCAAGATCACGCTATATACCTTTGAAAAGGGCTTTACCATGAACGATGAAATGGCGTTCTTCCTCATGGAGAACCCCGATATCGATGTTCATGTAGGTTTAACCGGTTAA
- a CDS encoding helix-turn-helix domain-containing protein, whose amino-acid sequence MNTENDKQRINGLQDGLLNDLLGKISEQEQQASDDRMLMSLKIYNRMKELGLNQTQFAAMAGKQVSVISKWLSGTHNFTMETLTLISGMLNIRLLDLEEQPIHRMELTIKGDEHLKPECIDEIINSVGGMAVASQSFSL is encoded by the coding sequence ATGAATACTGAAAATGACAAACAACGCATAAACGGCCTGCAAGATGGCTTGCTGAATGATCTGCTAGGTAAAATTTCAGAACAGGAGCAGCAGGCTAGTGACGATAGAATGCTGATGTCTTTGAAGATCTATAACAGGATGAAAGAGCTCGGTCTTAATCAAACGCAGTTTGCCGCAATGGCAGGTAAGCAAGTATCTGTTATTTCCAAATGGTTGAGCGGTACGCACAATTTTACCATGGAAACATTAACCTTGATCTCAGGAATGCTGAATATACGGCTATTGGATCTGGAGGAACAACCCATTCACCGGATGGAATTGACCATAAAAGGAGATGAACATCTTAAGCCGGAGTGTATAGATGAAATTATAAATTCGGTCGGTGGTATGGCCGTAGCTTCTCAAAGCTTCAGCCTTTAA
- a CDS encoding (Fe-S)-binding protein yields MNVQIFIPCFIDQLYPEVGFNMVKVLEKAGCSVQYNGNQTCCGQPAFNSGFWGEAKEVCTKFLKDFEGADYVVAPSASCVGFVRNYYQKLFDNSSLHNQVRSLGERTFELSEFLVKVLNIDDFGARLDGKATYHDSCAGLRECRIKEEPRRLLDKVKGLELVEMNDVETCCGFGGTFSVKFEPISIGMADQKVANAVATDASYLISTDMSCLMHLDGYIKHNGTNLKVMHLADVLASGW; encoded by the coding sequence ATGAACGTACAGATTTTCATCCCCTGCTTTATAGATCAGCTTTATCCTGAGGTAGGCTTTAATATGGTAAAAGTGCTGGAAAAGGCAGGGTGCTCCGTACAATACAATGGCAATCAAACCTGCTGCGGCCAGCCGGCCTTTAACTCCGGTTTCTGGGGCGAAGCCAAAGAAGTTTGCACCAAATTCCTCAAAGACTTCGAAGGCGCCGACTATGTGGTAGCCCCCAGCGCCAGCTGCGTAGGCTTTGTGCGTAACTACTACCAGAAGTTATTCGATAATTCCTCCCTGCACAACCAAGTCCGCTCGCTCGGCGAAAGAACATTTGAGCTCTCCGAATTCCTGGTAAAAGTGCTGAATATAGATGACTTCGGAGCCCGGCTCGATGGCAAAGCCACTTATCACGATAGCTGCGCAGGACTGAGGGAATGCCGCATAAAAGAAGAACCACGCCGCTTACTGGATAAGGTAAAAGGCCTCGAGCTGGTTGAAATGAACGATGTGGAAACCTGTTGCGGCTTTGGCGGCACTTTCTCCGTGAAGTTCGAACCCATCAGTATTGGAATGGCCGATCAAAAGGTCGCCAACGCCGTGGCAACAGATGCCAGCTACCTGATCAGCACCGATATGAGCTGCCTGATGCACCTCGACGGCTATATTAAACACAACGGCACCAACCTGAAGGTGATGCACCTGGCCGATGTTTTGGCAAGCGGTTGGTAA
- a CDS encoding Gfo/Idh/MocA family oxidoreductase — MLKVGLVGFGMAAQVMHAPFLKVLPPYEVVAVLERNREDSKKLFPDATIVRSIEDLLQSDIDLVVITTPNETHLPYALQALAAGKHVVLEKPFTITSEDAEQLIQAGKAAGKILSVFQNRRYTADFLTIQKVIEEGMLGSVHEYEAHYDRYRPDPKPGAWREADSPGSGILYDLGPHLIDQALCLFGLPQHITADIRRQRPHAVTDDYFDLRLDYGFTKVILKAGMLVREPGPRYSIHGTLGSFIKSGEDPQEAILKTGQLPTAPDWGCEPAELYGLLHTTVNGKEIREIYPSLQGGFGKYYQHLYDTIVNGAPLSERPEHGYNTIRLIELAKESQEAKATIPCTQLMAH, encoded by the coding sequence ATGCTAAAAGTAGGATTGGTAGGTTTTGGTATGGCTGCGCAGGTGATGCATGCGCCTTTTCTAAAGGTGCTGCCTCCATATGAAGTAGTGGCTGTGCTGGAAAGGAACAGGGAAGATTCCAAAAAGCTGTTCCCCGATGCTACCATCGTGCGCAGCATAGAGGACTTGTTACAAAGCGACATTGACCTGGTTGTTATTACAACACCCAATGAAACCCATCTTCCATACGCCTTACAGGCATTGGCTGCCGGCAAACATGTGGTGCTGGAGAAGCCCTTTACGATCACTTCAGAGGATGCGGAGCAGCTGATACAAGCCGGCAAGGCTGCCGGTAAAATACTAAGCGTTTTCCAGAACCGTCGTTATACAGCCGATTTCCTTACCATACAGAAGGTGATCGAAGAAGGTATGCTGGGCAGTGTACACGAATACGAAGCCCATTACGACCGATACCGTCCTGATCCCAAGCCAGGGGCCTGGCGGGAAGCAGATAGTCCCGGCAGCGGCATATTATACGACCTGGGGCCACACCTGATAGATCAGGCGCTATGCCTGTTTGGTCTTCCGCAGCATATTACCGCCGACATCCGCAGGCAAAGGCCTCATGCTGTTACCGATGATTATTTTGATCTGCGGCTCGACTATGGCTTTACCAAAGTGATCCTGAAAGCAGGCATGCTGGTTCGTGAACCCGGACCGAGATATAGCATTCACGGCACACTTGGCTCTTTTATCAAGAGTGGGGAAGACCCGCAGGAAGCTATTCTAAAAACGGGGCAGTTACCTACGGCTCCCGACTGGGGCTGTGAGCCTGCCGAACTGTATGGCCTTTTACATACCACTGTTAACGGAAAAGAGATCCGTGAGATCTATCCTTCTTTACAGGGCGGTTTCGGCAAATACTACCAGCACCTGTATGACACTATCGTTAACGGCGCTCCTTTAAGTGAACGCCCGGAACATGGCTACAATACCATCCGGTTGATTGAACTGGCTAAAGAAAGCCAGGAAGCGAAAGCTACTATACCGTGTACACAACTCATGGCACATTAA
- a CDS encoding ABC transporter substrate-binding protein, giving the protein MTGITSLDPAFAKNQSLIWAAHQLYNTLIEVDSNLNMVPSLAKSWEVSDDRLSYIFHLRSDVFFHDNEVFPGGKGRKMTAADVAYSLQRITDKGTASSGAWIFNNRIATNGFSAIDDTTFRLQLIRPFHPILGILSMQYCSIVPHEVVERYGKDFRRHPCGTGPFRFKFWVEGQALVLEKNSHYWEKDSAGKPLPYLDAIKVSFFDNKATEFLQFRQGKLSFVNDIDPSFKDEVLTKSGDLRKQWEGKIRLHKHVYLNTEYFGILADEANPLLKDSPLRLKAVRQAINYAINRRQLMMYLRNSIGVPAEAGMVPAGLPSQNERFVKGYQYNPAKARQLLQQAGFDKRPMPVIKLLTVAIYADMASFAARQLEEVGIKVQVEVVQKSLLLELTSQSNAAFFRGSWMADYPDAENYMAMFYSKNPAPPNYTRYQNPAFDVLYEKALMTTDDSVRYALYRQMDQLVIDDAPIVPLFYDMVIHLVNNNVMNMHANALNLLELKTVSIKK; this is encoded by the coding sequence ATGACGGGTATAACATCGCTGGACCCCGCTTTCGCGAAAAACCAGTCGCTGATATGGGCTGCGCACCAGTTGTATAATACGCTGATAGAAGTAGACAGTAACCTGAATATGGTACCGTCCCTGGCAAAAAGCTGGGAGGTGAGCGACGACAGGCTTAGCTATATTTTTCATTTGCGCAGTGATGTTTTCTTTCACGATAACGAAGTCTTCCCCGGTGGCAAAGGACGTAAAATGACTGCTGCAGACGTAGCTTATAGTTTACAGCGTATCACGGATAAAGGAACCGCCAGCAGTGGCGCCTGGATCTTTAACAACAGGATTGCCACCAATGGTTTTAGTGCAATCGACGATACTACTTTCCGGCTGCAGCTGATAAGGCCTTTTCATCCCATCCTGGGCATCTTAAGTATGCAGTATTGCAGCATCGTACCCCATGAGGTGGTAGAGCGCTATGGTAAAGATTTCCGCCGTCACCCCTGTGGTACCGGCCCGTTCCGCTTTAAGTTCTGGGTAGAGGGGCAGGCCCTGGTGCTCGAAAAGAACAGTCATTACTGGGAGAAGGATAGCGCCGGAAAGCCGTTGCCTTATCTTGATGCCATCAAGGTTAGTTTTTTTGATAACAAGGCTACCGAGTTTTTGCAGTTCCGCCAGGGTAAGCTCAGCTTTGTGAACGACATCGATCCCTCTTTTAAAGACGAAGTGCTTACCAAAAGCGGTGATTTACGCAAACAGTGGGAGGGAAAGATCCGGTTACACAAGCATGTATATTTAAATACCGAATACTTTGGCATACTCGCAGATGAGGCCAACCCGCTGCTCAAAGATTCACCGTTGCGTTTGAAAGCGGTGCGGCAGGCGATCAACTATGCCATCAACAGAAGGCAGCTGATGATGTACCTGCGTAATTCTATTGGTGTGCCGGCAGAAGCAGGCATGGTGCCGGCAGGTTTGCCCTCGCAAAATGAAAGGTTTGTAAAAGGCTATCAGTATAATCCGGCAAAAGCAAGACAACTGTTGCAGCAGGCAGGGTTTGATAAGCGGCCTATGCCGGTCATTAAATTACTGACGGTAGCCATTTATGCCGATATGGCCAGTTTTGCCGCCCGGCAGCTGGAAGAGGTAGGGATAAAGGTGCAGGTGGAGGTGGTGCAGAAAAGCCTGCTGCTGGAGCTTACTTCGCAATCCAATGCTGCTTTTTTCAGGGGCAGCTGGATGGCCGATTACCCGGATGCGGAGAACTATATGGCTATGTTCTATAGTAAGAACCCGGCTCCACCCAATTATACGCGTTACCAGAATCCCGCTTTTGATGTGCTTTACGAAAAGGCGCTGATGACAACAGATGATTCGGTGCGCTACGCCTTATACCGGCAAATGGACCAGCTGGTTATCGATGATGCGCCTATTGTGCCGCTTTTTTATGATATGGTTATTCACCTGGTGAACAACAATGTGATGAATATGCATGCCAATGCGCTTAACCTTCTGGAGTTGAAAACGGTATCCATCAAAAAATAA
- the ribH gene encoding 6,7-dimethyl-8-ribityllumazine synthase, producing the protein MATKGNNALLKGIPTTKDAFVVIVTTEWNASIMSKLLSGARKVLNEAEVAFKVITVPGAFELPFAIRAYAEGNSKSADAFIAFGTVIRGDTPHFDYVCKAVTDGVLSLNMTLDVPVVFGVLTVENEQQALERVGGIHGHKGEEAAITALKMIALNRKLRK; encoded by the coding sequence ATGGCAACTAAAGGAAATAATGCACTGCTCAAAGGCATCCCTACTACAAAGGATGCCTTTGTAGTTATTGTGACAACAGAATGGAACGCTTCTATCATGAGCAAATTGCTCTCAGGCGCCCGCAAGGTACTGAATGAAGCCGAAGTGGCTTTTAAAGTGATAACAGTACCCGGCGCTTTCGAACTGCCCTTTGCCATCCGCGCTTACGCCGAAGGTAACAGCAAATCCGCCGACGCTTTCATTGCCTTCGGCACCGTAATCCGCGGCGATACCCCGCACTTCGACTATGTATGTAAAGCCGTAACCGACGGCGTCCTCTCTCTCAACATGACACTCGACGTGCCCGTTGTCTTTGGCGTACTCACCGTCGAAAACGAACAGCAGGCCCTCGAAAGGGTAGGAGGCATCCACGGCCACAAAGGCGAAGAAGCCGCCATCACCGCCCTTAAAATGATCGCGCTGAACAGGAAACTACGCAAATAA
- a CDS encoding M1 family metallopeptidase: MKPIIFSGILCCCFFTQLRAQHHESSRFTHADTLRGSITPERAWWNVLHYAITVKPDFNSKTISGSNTIRYKVTSDSYPAFMQIDLQEPMLIDSVLFGNSRRSLRFTREGNAWHVNVPKQANHSEGSVTVYFHGKPREAVNAPWDGGWIWRKDSTGSPWMSVACQGLGASVWYPCKDHQSDEPDQGASLSMIVADSLTAISNGRLAEKTGGNGFTTWKWQVVNPINNYNIVPYIGKYVHFSDTLHGEKGTLDLDFWVLQYNLARAQQQFVQAKQMLRAFEYWFGPYPFYEDSYKLVESPHLGMEHQSAVAYGNHFANGYLGRDLSGSGWGEKWDFILVHESGHEWFANNITSNDLADMWIHESFTNYSETLFTEYYYGKEAGTDYNYGTRKNIKNDRNIIAPYDVNDQGSGDMYYKGGNLIHTIRHSIDNDSLFRQILRGLNKTFYHKTVTTQEIEQYISRQSGIDLSKVFDQYLRTTQIPVLEYSWNKNKLRYRYTNCIPGFNLPIVLRKGTLVIRLTPADQWQTIQVDKSLKPLIDKKLIDRQYYITVQGARK, encoded by the coding sequence ATGAAGCCAATCATTTTTTCAGGTATCCTATGCTGCTGCTTTTTTACACAGCTGCGCGCACAACATCATGAAAGCAGCAGGTTCACACACGCCGATACACTCAGGGGCAGCATTACACCGGAAAGAGCCTGGTGGAATGTGCTTCATTATGCTATCACCGTAAAGCCCGATTTCAACAGTAAAACCATCAGCGGTTCCAATACCATCCGCTATAAAGTGACCAGCGACAGCTATCCTGCTTTTATGCAAATAGACCTGCAGGAGCCTATGCTTATCGACAGTGTTTTATTTGGCAACAGCCGCCGTTCGCTGCGGTTTACACGTGAAGGCAACGCCTGGCATGTGAACGTGCCCAAACAGGCGAATCATTCGGAAGGCAGCGTTACCGTTTACTTCCACGGTAAACCCCGGGAAGCAGTAAATGCTCCCTGGGATGGCGGCTGGATCTGGCGTAAAGATTCAACAGGCAGCCCCTGGATGAGCGTAGCCTGCCAGGGTTTAGGCGCTTCGGTATGGTACCCGTGTAAAGACCATCAATCCGATGAGCCCGACCAGGGCGCTTCTCTCAGTATGATCGTTGCCGACAGCCTTACTGCCATCAGCAACGGACGACTCGCGGAAAAGACCGGCGGCAATGGATTTACAACCTGGAAATGGCAGGTGGTAAACCCCATCAACAATTACAACATCGTACCTTATATAGGCAAGTATGTTCATTTCTCCGATACCTTACACGGCGAAAAAGGTACGCTGGACCTTGATTTCTGGGTATTGCAATACAACCTGGCAAGAGCACAGCAACAGTTTGTACAGGCCAAACAAATGTTACGCGCGTTTGAATACTGGTTTGGTCCCTACCCTTTTTATGAAGACAGTTATAAACTGGTAGAATCGCCTCACCTGGGTATGGAACACCAAAGCGCGGTAGCTTATGGTAATCATTTTGCCAATGGTTACCTGGGTCGCGACTTAAGCGGCAGTGGCTGGGGAGAGAAATGGGATTTCATCCTGGTACATGAAAGCGGTCACGAGTGGTTCGCCAACAACATTACTTCCAATGACCTGGCAGATATGTGGATCCATGAAAGCTTCACCAACTACAGTGAAACCCTTTTTACAGAATATTATTATGGCAAAGAAGCAGGTACCGACTACAACTACGGCACCCGTAAGAATATCAAAAACGACAGGAATATCATTGCCCCATACGATGTAAACGATCAGGGCAGTGGCGACATGTATTACAAAGGCGGCAATCTTATACATACTATCCGTCATTCAATAGACAATGACAGCCTTTTCCGCCAGATCCTGCGCGGGCTTAATAAAACCTTCTATCATAAAACCGTTACGACACAGGAGATAGAACAATATATAAGCCGGCAATCGGGCATCGATCTTTCAAAAGTGTTTGATCAATACCTGCGGACCACGCAGATCCCGGTGCTGGAATATTCCTGGAATAAAAACAAGCTGAGATACCGTTATACCAACTGTATACCCGGTTTTAATCTGCCGATCGTATTGCGTAAAGGGACACTGGTGATCAGGTTAACGCCTGCCGATCAGTGGCAGACGATCCAGGTAGATAAAAGCCTGAAGCCGCTGATAGATAAGAAGCTGATTGACCGGCAATATTACATTACAGTACAGGGCGCCCGTAAATAG
- a CDS encoding EVE domain-containing protein: MASYWLVKSEPFKYSWDQFVKDGQTFWDGVRNYQARNNLRAMKKGDQVFFYHSNEGLAIVGIAKVVKEAYQDPTTEDPNWVVVDLKPVKKLPRPVTLAEMKADIRLENLSLIRQGRLSVCAVSPEEWGAIEDLAGLA; the protein is encoded by the coding sequence ATGGCTTCCTACTGGTTGGTAAAATCAGAACCTTTTAAATATAGCTGGGACCAGTTTGTAAAAGATGGTCAGACTTTCTGGGATGGCGTGCGTAACTACCAGGCCCGTAATAACCTCCGCGCTATGAAAAAGGGCGACCAGGTTTTCTTTTATCATAGCAATGAAGGACTGGCCATCGTTGGCATCGCCAAAGTGGTAAAAGAAGCTTACCAGGACCCTACCACTGAAGATCCCAATTGGGTTGTTGTAGATCTGAAGCCGGTGAAGAAACTTCCCCGCCCCGTAACTCTCGCAGAAATGAAAGCCGATATACGACTGGAAAACTTATCGCTGATACGCCAGGGACGCCTGTCTGTTTGTGCCGTATCCCCCGAAGAATGGGGCGCGATAGAAGACCTTGCAGGCCTCGCGTAA
- a CDS encoding C40 family peptidase, translating to MLSIRWKQILYGTVMVMAFASCKSIKGIGAKDHSTAKTRKTNIGRSGDVKFLDDISVKPGSVVTSKHASSGGSRRSRPAASEMVVAPGDVNIERADWLQLKYAIVLDATVEKLKNLELLRSIDHWWGTRYCLGGNTENCIDCSGFTLAVMRDVYGKALPRTAQEQYDKSDRLETEDLQEGDLVFFHTSGRAISHVGIYLLNNKFVHAATSNGVMVSDLNDPYWKPRYRGAGRFGR from the coding sequence ATGTTATCGATTCGCTGGAAGCAAATATTGTATGGTACTGTAATGGTGATGGCTTTTGCCAGTTGCAAAAGCATCAAGGGGATAGGCGCCAAAGACCATTCTACCGCCAAAACAAGGAAAACCAATATCGGTCGCTCAGGCGACGTGAAATTCCTGGATGATATTTCCGTAAAACCCGGATCGGTGGTTACGTCTAAACACGCCAGCTCCGGCGGCTCCCGCAGGTCGCGGCCTGCAGCATCTGAAATGGTGGTGGCGCCCGGCGATGTGAATATTGAAAGAGCCGACTGGCTGCAACTCAAATATGCCATAGTGCTCGATGCTACCGTTGAAAAGCTGAAAAACCTGGAACTGCTCCGCTCAATTGATCATTGGTGGGGTACCCGCTATTGCCTCGGAGGAAATACCGAGAACTGTATCGACTGCTCCGGCTTTACTTTGGCGGTTATGCGCGATGTTTACGGGAAAGCTTTACCACGTACAGCCCAGGAACAATATGATAAAAGCGACAGGCTTGAAACGGAAGACCTGCAGGAAGGCGATCTTGTATTCTTCCATACTTCCGGAAGGGCTATCTCGCATGTAGGCATTTACCTGCTGAACAATAAATTCGTACATGCCGCTACCAGCAACGGCGTTATGGTCAGCGACCTGAACGATCCTTACTGGAAGCCCCGTTACCGCGGCGCCGGCAGGTTTGGCAGATAA